A portion of the Nerophis lumbriciformis linkage group LG37, RoL_Nlum_v2.1, whole genome shotgun sequence genome contains these proteins:
- the LOC133577318 gene encoding pro-opiomelanocortin-like isoform X1 yields the protein MWTLQRRMCPAWPLVAALLVGVAKGSDSPCWELPTCQEVHSESSIMECIRLCRADVSAEKPQVPGDAHLQPFPPPESPLPLPPSKRSYAMEHFRWGKPVGLKRRPIKVYAANSVGEESNRVLRRRNLGEEEEEEEEGEEHHLSGGAYQKKDGTYKMRHFRWGAPPTAKRYGGLMRGYDEHSQRPLFTLFKNVISKSGER from the exons ATGTGGACGCTTCAAAG GAGAATGTGTCCTGCGTGGCCATTGGTGGCGGCGCTGCTTGTGGGCGTGGCCAAAGGATCTGACAGTCCGTGCTGGGAGCTTCCCACTTGCCAGGAGGTCCACTCAGAGAGCAGCATCATG GAGTGCATCCGACTCTGCCGTGCCGACGTCAGCGCCGAGAAGCCGCAGGTCCCGGGCGACGCCCACCTGCAACCGTTCCCTCCCCCCGAGTCGCCgctccccctccccccctccaagCGCTCCTACGCCATGGAGCACTTCCGCTGGGGGAAGCCCGTGGGCCTGAAGCGGCGCCCCATCAAGGTGTACGCGGCCAACAGCGTGGGGGAGGAGTCCAACCGGGTTCTGAGGAGGCGCAACctcggggaggaggaggaggaggaggaggagggggaggagcATCATCTCTCAGGGGGCGCGTACCAGAAGAAAGACGGCACCTATAAGATGAGGCACTTCCGTTGGGGCGCCCCGCCGACCGCCAAACGCTACGGCGGCTTAATGAGAGGCTACGACGAGCACAGCCAGAGGCCGCTATTCACGCTCTTTAAAAACGTCATCAGCAAAAGTGGCGAGCGTTGA
- the LOC133577318 gene encoding pro-opiomelanocortin-like isoform X2 — protein sequence MCPAWPLVAALLVGVAKGSDSPCWELPTCQEVHSESSIMECIRLCRADVSAEKPQVPGDAHLQPFPPPESPLPLPPSKRSYAMEHFRWGKPVGLKRRPIKVYAANSVGEESNRVLRRRNLGEEEEEEEEGEEHHLSGGAYQKKDGTYKMRHFRWGAPPTAKRYGGLMRGYDEHSQRPLFTLFKNVISKSGER from the exons ATGTGTCCTGCGTGGCCATTGGTGGCGGCGCTGCTTGTGGGCGTGGCCAAAGGATCTGACAGTCCGTGCTGGGAGCTTCCCACTTGCCAGGAGGTCCACTCAGAGAGCAGCATCATG GAGTGCATCCGACTCTGCCGTGCCGACGTCAGCGCCGAGAAGCCGCAGGTCCCGGGCGACGCCCACCTGCAACCGTTCCCTCCCCCCGAGTCGCCgctccccctccccccctccaagCGCTCCTACGCCATGGAGCACTTCCGCTGGGGGAAGCCCGTGGGCCTGAAGCGGCGCCCCATCAAGGTGTACGCGGCCAACAGCGTGGGGGAGGAGTCCAACCGGGTTCTGAGGAGGCGCAACctcggggaggaggaggaggaggaggaggagggggaggagcATCATCTCTCAGGGGGCGCGTACCAGAAGAAAGACGGCACCTATAAGATGAGGCACTTCCGTTGGGGCGCCCCGCCGACCGCCAAACGCTACGGCGGCTTAATGAGAGGCTACGACGAGCACAGCCAGAGGCCGCTATTCACGCTCTTTAAAAACGTCATCAGCAAAAGTGGCGAGCGTTGA